The window GTTCATGTTCCTTGCGCGGGCCGGAGATCATGTTGACGTAGGTGGTGATCGGCTGGCCGAGGGCCGAGCGGGTCAACAGTGATAGCAGCGGCACCACGTCGCGCAGGTTTTCCACGACTTTTTCGATGCCGGTGACGGCGATATGAACCGGCGGCACCGTGGTGGTCATGCGGCCGTTGCCTTCGTTTTCCACCAGCAGCAGGGTGCCGGTTTCGGCCACGGCGAAGTTGACGCCGGAGACGCCGATGTCCGCTTCGAAGAATTTCTGTCGCAAGACTTTGCGACCGATCTGAATGAGTTGGTCAACGTCCTTGGTGTACTCCACGCCAAGTTTGTCGTGGAACAAGGACGCGACCTGACCGGCATTCTTGTGGATCGCCGGCATAATAATGTGTGAAGGCTTCTCGTGGTCGAGCTGGACGATGTACTCGCCCATGTCCGATTCCAGGCATTCAATGCCCCGATCAGCGAGGAAGTGATTCATCTCCATCTCTTCGCTGACCATCGATTTGCCCTTGATCACTTGCCGCCCCTCGTGAGCGCGGATGATCGAGAGGACGATGCCATTGGCTTCGTCCACCGTTTCCGCCCAGTGCACTGTCACACCGTTGCGGGTCAGGTTCTGTTCAAGCTGCTCGAGCAGGTCGGGCAGCTTGGATAACGCTCGGGCGCGGACAGCATTGCCCAGCGCGCGCAAATGTTCTCTTTCGTGGGCATCGCTGAAGGACGCTGCCCGTTTGGTCATCAGAGAATCCATCGCAGTGCGAAAGTTATTTCGCAGTTGCTGGTCACCCAACGCCTTGTGAGCCCGGGTGCGAAAATCTTCTTCCACTGCAACCGTAGGAATAATCGCGGAAGCGTTCATAGAACACCTCCGGTTCGCCGCCAAAGGAAACTGGCCAGATGTTGGCCGCGCAACGCTTCCTTCTGTTTCTCCAGCGAGCCGTTGATGTTCATCAGGCAACCGCAATCGGCACTGAGTACCTTGTGCGCGCCGGACTCCTTCAACGACCGGGTCTTGTCAGCCACCATCGCGCCGGAAATGTCTGGCATACGGACGCTGAAAGTCCCACCGAAGCCACAGCATTCACTTTCATGGCTGTGGTCGACTCGCTCCACGTTGCTCAATTGCGACAACAACTCGCGACCGTGCAGGTGGGTGTTCATCTCACGACGCGCCGAACACGAGGTGTGCAAGGCCACTTTCACCGGCTCACCGCTGTCCTTGAGCTGCACCTTGCAGACAAACAGCAGGAACTCGGCGAGTTCATAGGTCCGGGCCGCCAGTGCCTGAACCTGTTTCAGCGTTTGCGGCTCGTCCTTGAACAAGTCTGCATAGTGTTCGCGCAACATCCCGGCACACGATCCCGACGGCACCACCACCGGGTAATCCCCGGCGAACAGCGCCAGTTGCGAGCGCGCCACGGTCCTTGCCTGCTCGGTGTAACCCGAGGTGTAGGCCGGTTGTCCGCAGCAGCTCTGCCCTTGCGGGTACTCGACACGAATGCCTTCACGTTCCAGCAAGTGGATCGCATCCATCCCGGCTTCGGGGTAGAACAGATCCACCACGCAGGTCCCGAACAGGTAGACCCGTGACGGTTTCTCGCTGGGGTATTGCCGAGGCTCAGGCAGTGGCGGGGCCACGCGGGTCGCGTTCGGCACGGCGTTGTAAAAAAGCTCGCTCATCAGGCGTGTCTCCGGGTGGTCCCGGTTATCCGTCCGTTGAGGCTGCTGAATATAAAGAGGGAAGCTTTCAGCAGCCTTACAGACCGGGTTGTGAATAGCTGACGCCGGAATCGTGGTCCGGCGTCGGTTTTTTCGATGCTGCTTGTAGGTCTTAGTGCACCAGCATGCCGGTGAGCCAGTAGGCCTGGATGTAGGTGATCAGGCCGACGATCGTTGCAAAGAACAGGCTGTGCTTGAGGGTGAAACGGAACAGATCCGATTCCTTGCCCACCAGGCCAGTCGCGGCGCAGGCCACGGCGATCGATTGCGGCGAGATCATCTTGCCGGTCACGCCGCCGCTGGTGTTTGCCGCGACCAGCAGCACATCGCTGACGCCGATCTGGTGCGCGGTGGTCGCTTGCAACGAACTGAATAGCGCGTTGGACGACGTGTCGGAACCGGTCAGGAACACGCCCAGCCAGCCGAGAAACGGCGAGAAGAATGGGAATGCCGCGCCAGTGCCAGCCAATACCAGCGCCATAGTCGAAGACATGCCCGAATAGTTGGTGACGAAGGCGAACGCCAAGACCATGCCGATGGACAGAATCGGCCAGCGCAGTTCGTAGAGAGTCTCTTTAAAAGTGGTCAGACCAGTTTTGATATTGATCTTCAGCACCAGCATCGAGATCAGTGCGGAGAAGAAAATCGCCGTGCCGGTTGCGGAAATCGGGTCGAGCTTGAACACCGCTGGAATGGCGGTCGGCGCGGTCACGATCGGCGCGACCTTGATCACCATCTGATCCAGGTGCGGGATGGCGAAGTTAAACACCCAGCTGTACATCGAACCGCCGGCAGCGAACATTGCCTTGAACGGTTTCAGGGTCCAGATGGTGACCAGCACGGTGAGAATCAGGAACGGCGACCAGGCTTTGATGATTTCGAACAGGCTGTAAGGCGACGCCACGCTGGTGCGCGGCTGGCCGAAACCACCGGCGCTGGCGGTCACCACCGAGGCCGAGACGGCACCGACGATGTGTTGGCCGGCGGCGCGTTTCGGCTGCCAGACTTTCAAGAACAGCGTCAGGGAAATCAGGCTGGCCAGGGCCGAGGTGATGTCCGGCAACTCAGGACCGATGAAGTTCGACGTGAAGTATTGGGTGATGGCAAAGCTCAAGCCGGCCACCAGCGCAGCAGGCCAGGTCTCACGAACGCCGCGCAGGCCGTCCATCATGAACACCAGCCAGAACGGCACGAACAGCGACAGCAGCGGCAGTTGACGACCGGTCATGGCGCCGATCTTGAACGCGTCGATGCCGGTCACTTGCCCGGCCACGATGATCGGAATCCCCAAGGCACCGAAGGCCACTGGCGCGGTGTTGGCGATCAGGCACAGACCTGCTGCATACAGTGGGTTGAAGCCCAGTCCTACCAGCAATGCGGCGGTAATCGCTACCGGTGCACCGAAACCGGCGGCACCTTCAAGGAACGCACCGAAGCAGAAGCCGATCAGCAGCACCTGCAAACGCTGGTCGTCGGTGATTGACAACACCGAGCTGCGGATGACCTCGAACTGACCACTCTTGACCGTCAGTTTGTAGAGGAACACGGCCGCGACAATGATCCACGCAATCGGCCACAGACCGTAGGCGAAGCCATACCCGGCGGCGGCGAACGCCATGTCGACTGGCATCTGGAAGGCGAAGATTGCGACGGCGATGGACAACGCCAGCGTGATACTGCCGGCCACGTGCCCTTTGAGGCGGAACACCGCCAACGCCAGGAAGAAAAACACGATGGGGATAACGGCGGCGAGCGCGGAGAAGCCAAGGCTGCCGAGCGGGGTATAGAGCTGTTGCCAGGTTTGCATATGGGGTGGCCCCTAATTGTTGTTGGTCAGGCACTGGTCAGCGTTCTTGGATAATTGGTAATACCAATTTACAATCGCTGTTGGCTAGGGTAAAAGCGTTGTGTGTGGCGTGTCAATTTGTCGCCCTAGAACTTTTGTCGAATAAGCGCTGTGACGCGTGCTTGATCCGCTTTAACAAATGCCGTCTGGTAGGTGCTGGCACAGCGCCGATAGGCCAGAATAGAGAGCCCGGCGAGCCGTCGGGACCGTGGAGAATTGAGTTATGGGGTTTGATCAGATTCGTCAGCGCCGTTTGTCTGACGATATTGTCGAGCAGCTCGAGGGCATGATCCTCGAAGGCACGTTGAAGTCTGGCGAGCGCTTGCCGGCCGAACGCGCGTTGGCCGAGCAGTTCGGCGTGTCACGCCCTTCGTTGCGTGAAGCGATTCAGAAACTGGCGGCCAAGGGCTTGCTGGTCAGTCGCCAGGGCGGCGGCAATTATGTGGTGGAGTCGCTGGGTTCGACCTTTAGCGATCCGCTGTTACATCTGCTGGAAAGCAACCCTGAAGCGCAGCGCGATCTGCTGGAGTTTCGCCATACGCTGGAAGCGTCCTGCGCCTATTACGCGGCATTGCGCGCGACGGATGTCGATCGCGAGCGTCTGACGGCAGCTTTCAATGAATTACAGGACTGCTACACGCGTCACGATGAAGTGAGCCGGGCGGAAGAGGGCGCGGCGGACGCGAAATTTCACTTGGCGATTGCCGAAGCCAGTCACAACGCCGTGTTGCTGCACACCATTCGTGGGCTGTTCGATCTGCTCAAGCGCAACGTGGTGACCAACATTGGCGGCATGTACAAACAGCGTACGGAAACCCGCGACATGCTGATCACGCAGCACCGGGAGTTGTACATGGCAATTATCGAGGGGCGGGCAGAGCAGGCGCGGGAAGTGTCCAGCCGACACATTCTGTATGTGCAAGAAGTGCTGGAAGAGGTGCGTCAGGAAGTGCAGCGCGTGGCCCGGGCGGAACGGCGCAAGGGGATGTAGTCAGGTGACCTGATGACCTGTGGCGAGGGAGCTTGCTCCCGCTGGGGCCCTAAGTGGCCCTCGCTAGTCGCCGCTGTCATGAAGACTGCTGGCGACTGCTGGCGACTGCTGCGCAGCCGAACGGGAGCAAGCTCCCTCGCCACAATCGGGTGGAAGATTATTCTTCCTTGCCCTTGTTGCGCACCGCACGCTGCAACTCGCGACCGGCATCGCGTTCGCGTTCGGTATCACGCTTGTCGTATTCCTTCTTGCCCTTGCCCAGAGCGATCTCGCACTTGACCATGTGCTTGCTCCAGTACCAGGACAGGCACACGCAGGCATAGCCTTTTTGTTGCACGGCGGCGGCCAGCTTTTCCAGCTCGCGGCGGTTGAGCAGCAATTTGCGGGTGCGGGTCGGATCGGCGATGACGTGGGTGCTGGCGGTCATCAGCGGCGTAATGTGGCTGCCGAGCAGCCAGGCTTCGCCATCTTTGAGCAGCACATAACTGTCAACCAGTTGCAGCTTGCTTGCCCGCAGACTTTTTACTTCCCAGCCGGCCAGGACCAGACCAGCCTCGAACTTATGCTCGATGAAGTAATCGTGTCGCGCCTTTTTATTTTGCGCGATGGTCCCTGTAGGGTGTTTCTTCTGTTTAGCCATAGGGGCGGCATTATAGGGAGTTGCAAGCAAGTCGGCTACGGTATCGCTACGTGCTTGAGCAGGTTGATTGAATCCCGGACAATGCGGCCTCTTTTTTGAACGCTTGGGCGTGATAACGATGTCGACAGACAAGGTTTCTGTCCACGGCAGTTGGGCTAGCCGCTGGGTCTTCATACTCGCCGCGACCGGTTCGGCCGTGGGCCTGGGTAGTATCTGGAAATTCCCGTACATGGTCGGCGTCTACGGCGGCGGCGCCTTCGTGCTGATGTTCCTGGCCTGTATCGCGCTGATCGGTGTGCCGGTCATGCTGGCCGAAACCCTGATTGGCCGCCGTGCGCGGCAGAGCCCGGCCAACGCCTTGAAGGTGCTGGCACAGGAAGCAGGGCATTCGGGCAAGTGGTCCTGGGGCGCATTCGCCGGGATGATCACGGCGTTGCTGATCCTGTCTTTCTATAGTGTGGTCGGCGGCTGGTCGCTGGATTACATCATCGACATGGGTCGTGGCGACTTCCAGGGGGCGACGCCTGATCAGGTCGGCGCGTACTTTGGCAATGTGATCGCCGATCCGTGGCGCCTGACACTTTGGCACACGATTTTCATGCTGCTGTCTGCCGTCGTCATCGCCAAAGGTGTGGTCGCCGGGCTTGAACGCAGTCTGCGGATCATGATGCCGCTGCTCTTTGTGATGATTCTGGTGCTGCTGGGCTATAGCATGACCACCGGGCATTTCATGGAAGGCGTGCATTTCATGTTCGACTTCCACCCGGAAAAAGTCCTCGACGGCTTGTTGCCGGCCATGGGGCACGCGTTCTTCTCCCTGAGCGTGGGTGTTGGTTCGATCATGATTTACGGCGCTTACATGCCGAAGCATTCATCCATCTCCGGCACCGTGGTCGGTGTGGCGCTGCTCGATACCTTCGTTTCGCTGGTGGCGGGTCTGGCATTGTTTCCGATTGTGTTCGCTGCAGGCCTCAACCCGAGCGAAGGCCCGGGCCTGATGTTCGTCAGTCTGCCGTTTGCCTTCGGTAACGTAGCGTTCGGCCAGTTGATGGGCGTAGTGTTCTTCGTACTGGTCGCGGTGGCAGCCTGGAGCTCGGCGATTTCCCTGCTTGAGCCGATGGTGGCTTACCTGGTCGAACGCACGAAAATCAGCCGCGCCTGGGTGACTTTCTGGCTGGCGTTTATCTGCTGGTTCGTGGGGCTGGGCACGGTGTTTTCCTTCAATATCTGGAAGGAAGCCAAATTTTTCGTGAACGAAGGCGGGATGTTCCATCTCTATCAATGGGGTGCGGCCAGTGGCTTGGACTTCTTTGGCGTGATCGATTTCTTCACTTCGCGGATCATGTTGCCACTGGGTGGTTTGTGTTTCGTGGTCTTTGCAGGTTGGATCATGGGCCGTGAAGCAGTACGCGATGAGCTATCGATCCGCAGTCCCATATTGTTCGGTCTGTCCCTGTTCTTGATGCGCTATGTGGCGCCCATCGGCATTCTCGTAGTGTTTGCCGCACAGCTGTGGAAGTGACGCTTACATGACGACACACATTCAACGTTCGGCGTTGCTGCCATATCCGGCGCAAGCGCTTTATGACCTGGTCAATGACGTGGCGCGTTACCCGGAATTCCTGCCGTGGTGTTCGACCGCCGAAGTGCTGGAAAGCACACCCGAGCACATGCGCGCGAGCGTCGGAGTGGCCAAGGGCGGGTTGAGTCAGCATTTCGTCACCAGAAACACGTTAGTGCCCGGTCATTCGATCGAGATGAACCTTGAGGAAGGTCCTTTCACCCAGCTGCATGGCATTTGGGTGTTCAAGCCGTTGGGCGAAAAGGCCTGCAAGATCAGTCTGGACCTGTCGTTCGATTACGCCGGGCCGATTGTCCGCGCGACCTTGGGGCCGCTGTTCAATCAGGCAGCGAATACGTTGGTGGATGCGTTTTGCCAGCGCGCCAAACAAATGCATGGTTGAGTCGATGGTTGACGTCGAGGTGGTCTACGC is drawn from Pseudomonas sp. 31-12 and contains these coding sequences:
- a CDS encoding LutB/LldF family L-lactate oxidation iron-sulfur protein, whose product is MNASAIIPTVAVEEDFRTRAHKALGDQQLRNNFRTAMDSLMTKRAASFSDAHEREHLRALGNAVRARALSKLPDLLEQLEQNLTRNGVTVHWAETVDEANGIVLSIIRAHEGRQVIKGKSMVSEEMEMNHFLADRGIECLESDMGEYIVQLDHEKPSHIIMPAIHKNAGQVASLFHDKLGVEYTKDVDQLIQIGRKVLRQKFFEADIGVSGVNFAVAETGTLLLVENEGNGRMTTTVPPVHIAVTGIEKVVENLRDVVPLLSLLTRSALGQPITTYVNMISGPRKEHELDGPQEVHLVLLDNGRSQAFADSELRQTLNCIRCGACMNHCPVYTRIGGHAYGEVYPGPIGKIITPHMVGLANVPDHPSASSLCGACGEVCPVKIPIPALLRRLREENVKAPDSPHQVMRGQGSKYSRKERFIWNAWARLNSSPTLYRLFGFFATRLRALAPSNVGPWTQNHSAPKPAARSLHDMAREHLAKQGDR
- a CDS encoding (Fe-S)-binding protein; translation: MSELFYNAVPNATRVAPPLPEPRQYPSEKPSRVYLFGTCVVDLFYPEAGMDAIHLLEREGIRVEYPQGQSCCGQPAYTSGYTEQARTVARSQLALFAGDYPVVVPSGSCAGMLREHYADLFKDEPQTLKQVQALAARTYELAEFLLFVCKVQLKDSGEPVKVALHTSCSARREMNTHLHGRELLSQLSNVERVDHSHESECCGFGGTFSVRMPDISGAMVADKTRSLKESGAHKVLSADCGCLMNINGSLEKQKEALRGQHLASFLWRRTGGVL
- a CDS encoding lactate permease LctP family transporter, with the protein product MQTWQQLYTPLGSLGFSALAAVIPIVFFFLALAVFRLKGHVAGSITLALSIAVAIFAFQMPVDMAFAAAGYGFAYGLWPIAWIIVAAVFLYKLTVKSGQFEVIRSSVLSITDDQRLQVLLIGFCFGAFLEGAAGFGAPVAITAALLVGLGFNPLYAAGLCLIANTAPVAFGALGIPIIVAGQVTGIDAFKIGAMTGRQLPLLSLFVPFWLVFMMDGLRGVRETWPAALVAGLSFAITQYFTSNFIGPELPDITSALASLISLTLFLKVWQPKRAAGQHIVGAVSASVVTASAGGFGQPRTSVASPYSLFEIIKAWSPFLILTVLVTIWTLKPFKAMFAAGGSMYSWVFNFAIPHLDQMVIKVAPIVTAPTAIPAVFKLDPISATGTAIFFSALISMLVLKINIKTGLTTFKETLYELRWPILSIGMVLAFAFVTNYSGMSSTMALVLAGTGAAFPFFSPFLGWLGVFLTGSDTSSNALFSSLQATTAHQIGVSDVLLVAANTSGGVTGKMISPQSIAVACAATGLVGKESDLFRFTLKHSLFFATIVGLITYIQAYWLTGMLVH
- a CDS encoding GntR family transcriptional regulator, producing MGFDQIRQRRLSDDIVEQLEGMILEGTLKSGERLPAERALAEQFGVSRPSLREAIQKLAAKGLLVSRQGGGNYVVESLGSTFSDPLLHLLESNPEAQRDLLEFRHTLEASCAYYAALRATDVDRERLTAAFNELQDCYTRHDEVSRAEEGAADAKFHLAIAEASHNAVLLHTIRGLFDLLKRNVVTNIGGMYKQRTETRDMLITQHRELYMAIIEGRAEQAREVSSRHILYVQEVLEEVRQEVQRVARAERRKGM
- the smpB gene encoding SsrA-binding protein SmpB, coding for MAKQKKHPTGTIAQNKKARHDYFIEHKFEAGLVLAGWEVKSLRASKLQLVDSYVLLKDGEAWLLGSHITPLMTASTHVIADPTRTRKLLLNRRELEKLAAAVQQKGYACVCLSWYWSKHMVKCEIALGKGKKEYDKRDTERERDAGRELQRAVRNKGKEE
- a CDS encoding sodium-dependent transporter; amino-acid sequence: MSTDKVSVHGSWASRWVFILAATGSAVGLGSIWKFPYMVGVYGGGAFVLMFLACIALIGVPVMLAETLIGRRARQSPANALKVLAQEAGHSGKWSWGAFAGMITALLILSFYSVVGGWSLDYIIDMGRGDFQGATPDQVGAYFGNVIADPWRLTLWHTIFMLLSAVVIAKGVVAGLERSLRIMMPLLFVMILVLLGYSMTTGHFMEGVHFMFDFHPEKVLDGLLPAMGHAFFSLSVGVGSIMIYGAYMPKHSSISGTVVGVALLDTFVSLVAGLALFPIVFAAGLNPSEGPGLMFVSLPFAFGNVAFGQLMGVVFFVLVAVAAWSSAISLLEPMVAYLVERTKISRAWVTFWLAFICWFVGLGTVFSFNIWKEAKFFVNEGGMFHLYQWGAASGLDFFGVIDFFTSRIMLPLGGLCFVVFAGWIMGREAVRDELSIRSPILFGLSLFLMRYVAPIGILVVFAAQLWK
- a CDS encoding type II toxin-antitoxin system RatA family toxin, with product MTTHIQRSALLPYPAQALYDLVNDVARYPEFLPWCSTAEVLESTPEHMRASVGVAKGGLSQHFVTRNTLVPGHSIEMNLEEGPFTQLHGIWVFKPLGEKACKISLDLSFDYAGPIVRATLGPLFNQAANTLVDAFCQRAKQMHG